In Planctomycetia bacterium, the genomic stretch GATGCAGTTCGCGGCGGGGCTTCGAAAACGAAAACTCAAGGTTCACTATATCGAAGCGAGCGCGTTGACGGACACGTCCGCCATCGCTCCCGTGCTGAACGACCTTGGCATTCGCTCCGTGCAATACGTTGATCTGTGCGACGACTGGCTAGCGACCCGATTGGCAACAGCTCTCGAGCGGGAGGGAATCGCCGCGGTCCTTCTTGATGACCCGCACTTCCTCACCCCGACTTCGGTCGTGCGCGACTTCACGGCGGGCAAGGATCGACTGTTCTTCAACAGTTTCTACATCGAGCAACGCAAGCGACTGGGGCTTTTGCTGGATGACGATGGCAAGCCGGTCGGAGGTCAATGGAGCTTCGATCCGGATAATCGCAAGAAGCTGCCGAAGGGCGCCCGCATCCCGACGCATCCTCATACGAAAGCCGGAGAGGCCGTCCGGCTTGCGACGCAGTATGTTCGGGCGAATTTTCCCACAGCGATCGGCGCCGACACGGAATTTGGTTACCCGATCGACCATACCGCAGCCGCGGCGTGGCTCGACGCATTCGTTCAGGAGCGATTGGCGTCGTTCGGGGACTACGAGGATGCCATCAGCGCGGAGCACGGCGTGTTGTTTCATGCCGTATTGACGCCAATGCTCAACGTTGGCCTGCTTTCACCTCGCCAGGTCGTCGAAGCTGCGCTCGCGCGCAGCCTGGATGTCCCGCTCAATTCACTGGAAGGCTTCGTCCGACAGGTCATCGGCTGGCGAGAATTTGTTCGCCTTGTGTACTTAACTCATGGACGCGAACAACGCTCCCGTAACTTCTGGGGATTTTCCCGCGGCATTCCCGCCGCGTTCTACGACGCCACGACGGGCATCGAACCCGTGGACATTGTGATCCGCAGGGTGTTGCGCAGCGGCTATTGCCACCATATCGAGCGACTGATGATCCTGGGCAACTTCCTGCTGCTCTGCGACATTGCCCCTGACGCCATCTACCAGTGGTTCATGGAAATGTTCATCGACGCCTACGACTGGGTGATGGTGCCCAACGTTTACGGCATGAGCCAGCACGCGGACGGAGGGCTGATGACGACGAAACCCTATCTCAGCGGCTCAGGCTACGTCTTGAAAATGAGCGACTTCAAGAAGGGCCCCTGGTGCGCTATTTGGGATGCGCTCTACTGGCGGTTTATCGACCTGCATAGTGGGTTCTTTGCGGCAAATCCGCGGATGTCGGTGATGGTGAAAATGAAAGAAAAG encodes the following:
- a CDS encoding cryptochrome/photolyase family protein, which produces MTQAALIYPHQLFAGHPALLNASQVVLVEEPLLFNQYRFHRQKLIFHRATMMQFAAGLRKRKLKVHYIEASALTDTSAIAPVLNDLGIRSVQYVDLCDDWLATRLATALEREGIAAVLLDDPHFLTPTSVVRDFTAGKDRLFFNSFYIEQRKRLGLLLDDDGKPVGGQWSFDPDNRKKLPKGARIPTHPHTKAGEAVRLATQYVRANFPTAIGADTEFGYPIDHTAAAAWLDAFVQERLASFGDYEDAISAEHGVLFHAVLTPMLNVGLLSPRQVVEAALARSLDVPLNSLEGFVRQVIGWREFVRLVYLTHGREQRSRNFWGFSRGIPAAFYDATTGIEPVDIVIRRVLRSGYCHHIERLMILGNFLLLCDIAPDAIYQWFMEMFIDAYDWVMVPNVYGMSQHADGGLMTTKPYLSGSGYVLKMSDFKKGPWCAIWDALYWRFIDLHSGFFAANPRMSVMVKMKEKLGARMAEHHRLADAFLAQLHG